A single region of the Salvia miltiorrhiza cultivar Shanhuang (shh) chromosome 8, IMPLAD_Smil_shh, whole genome shotgun sequence genome encodes:
- the LOC130996632 gene encoding 2S seed storage albumin protein-like, translating into MAIKSALAAALLVALVAVASATTVTTVTTSYDERGSEKYRQCSQQVQGREFQECQSYLKQRSRPYLEMEMEAESNPQQQEEYAEQCCEQLREMDRYQCGCEAIRHAVQKAQQQGGRSYQAGTEQIYERARALPRLCNLREQQCRFNLVFL; encoded by the coding sequence ATGGCGATCAAGTCCGCACTGGCAGCAGCTCTCCTGGTGGCCCTGGTGGCCGTGGCCAGCGCCACCACCGTGACGACGGTGACGACTTCCTACGACGAGAGGGGCAGCGAGAAGTACCGGCAGTGCAGCCAGCAGGTGCAGGGGCGGGAGTTCCAGGAGTGCCAGAGCTACCTGAAGCAGAGGAGCAGGCCTTACctggagatggagatggaggCCGAAAGCAACCCCCAGCAGCAGGAGGAGTATGCTGAGCAATGCTGCGAGCAGCTCAGGGAAATGGACCGCTACCAATGCGGCTGCGAAGCCATCAGGCACGCCGTCCAGAAGGCGCAGCAGCAGGGAGGCCGCTCCTACCAAGCCGGCACCGAGCAGATCTACGAGAGGGCACGCGCCCTTCCCCGCCTCTGCAACTTGAGGGAGCAGCAATGCCGCTTCAACCTTGTCTTTCTCTAG